One region of Priestia megaterium genomic DNA includes:
- the acsA gene encoding acetate--CoA ligase: MKVEALPVIEGVYNLQDYDKTYQTFDWSQVEKEFSWHETGKLNAAYEAIDKHANSTRKNKVALYYRDAQRNEKYTFKEMKEWSNKAANVLKQADVEKGDRVFIFMPRSPELYFALLGAVKLGAIVGPLFEAFMEGAVKDRLQDSDAKVLITTPELLSRVPVKDLPALKHILLVGENVAEEGIQLDFLKRLEAANKEVEIEWVDRTDGMLLHYTSGSTGKPKGVLHVHNAMLQHYQTAKWVLDLKDDDVYWCTADPGWVTGTSYGIFGPWLAGATNVIVGGRFSPDAWYQALEDFGVTVWYSAPTAFRMLMGAGDDLVKRYDLSSLRHVLSVGEPLNPEVVRWGMKVFQKRIHDTWWMTETGGQTICNYPSMKIKPGSMGKPIPGVQAAIVDDQGQELPPYRMGNLAIKKGWPSMMHAIWNNKEKYESYFMPGDWYVSGDSAYMDEDGYFWFQGRIDDVIMTAGERVGPFEVESKLVEHPAVAEAGVIGKPDPVRGEIIKAFIALRDGYESSDELIEDIRQFVKKGLAAHAAPREIEFKDKLPKTRSGKIMRRVLKAWELDLPTGDLSTMED; encoded by the coding sequence ATGAAGGTGGAAGCGCTTCCTGTAATTGAAGGGGTATACAACTTACAGGACTACGATAAAACGTATCAAACCTTTGACTGGTCACAAGTGGAGAAGGAATTTTCATGGCATGAAACAGGTAAATTAAATGCAGCTTATGAAGCAATTGATAAGCACGCAAACTCTACGCGTAAAAATAAAGTTGCGCTTTATTATCGAGATGCGCAGCGCAATGAAAAATATACATTCAAAGAAATGAAAGAATGGTCAAACAAAGCCGCAAACGTGCTAAAACAAGCAGACGTAGAGAAGGGAGATCGTGTGTTTATCTTTATGCCTCGCTCTCCGGAACTTTATTTTGCATTGTTAGGCGCGGTGAAGCTTGGCGCTATTGTTGGTCCTTTGTTTGAAGCATTCATGGAAGGTGCAGTAAAAGATCGTTTGCAAGACAGTGATGCAAAAGTGTTAATTACAACGCCTGAACTGCTGAGCCGCGTTCCGGTGAAGGATTTGCCAGCTTTAAAACACATTCTCCTTGTAGGGGAAAATGTAGCAGAAGAAGGCATTCAACTAGATTTTCTGAAGCGATTAGAAGCGGCGAATAAAGAGGTGGAGATTGAGTGGGTAGATAGAACAGATGGTATGCTGCTTCATTATACATCAGGTTCAACTGGAAAACCAAAAGGGGTGCTTCACGTTCATAATGCAATGCTTCAGCATTATCAAACTGCTAAGTGGGTGCTCGACTTAAAAGATGACGATGTGTATTGGTGTACAGCAGATCCGGGTTGGGTAACGGGAACTTCCTACGGAATTTTTGGTCCTTGGCTTGCTGGAGCAACAAATGTGATTGTAGGAGGACGCTTTAGTCCAGATGCATGGTATCAAGCACTTGAAGATTTTGGCGTAACGGTTTGGTACAGTGCGCCTACAGCATTTCGTATGCTAATGGGTGCTGGCGATGACTTAGTTAAACGCTATGATTTAAGCAGCCTCAGACATGTATTAAGCGTGGGAGAACCATTAAATCCTGAAGTGGTACGCTGGGGAATGAAGGTTTTCCAAAAACGTATTCATGACACGTGGTGGATGACTGAAACTGGAGGTCAGACGATTTGTAATTACCCGTCTATGAAAATTAAACCAGGATCTATGGGAAAACCTATTCCGGGTGTACAAGCAGCAATCGTTGACGATCAAGGACAAGAGCTTCCACCTTATCGAATGGGTAACTTAGCAATTAAAAAAGGCTGGCCATCTATGATGCATGCAATTTGGAACAACAAGGAAAAGTATGAGTCATACTTTATGCCAGGCGACTGGTACGTATCAGGTGATTCCGCGTATATGGATGAAGACGGTTATTTTTGGTTCCAAGGCCGAATTGATGACGTTATTATGACCGCAGGAGAACGAGTTGGTCCATTTGAAGTAGAAAGTAAGCTTGTTGAACACCCTGCTGTAGCAGAAGCGGGTGTCATTGGTAAGCCTGATCCTGTGCGTGGGGAAATTATTAAAGCGTTTATCGCACTTAGAGATGGGTATGAATCTTCAGATGAACTGATTGAAGATATTCGTCAATTTGTGAAAAAAGGGTTAGCTGCTCATGCAGCTCCACGTGAAATCGAGTTTAAAGATAAGCTACCTAAAACACGAAGCGGTAAAATTATGCGTCGCGTTTTAAAAGCGTGGGAATTAGATTTGCCAACGGGCGATTTGTCGACGATGGAAGACTAA
- a CDS encoding acetoin utilization AcuB family protein, which yields MIVEEMMKTDLVTLTPDHTIAEAMKLLDTHKIRHIPIVNDLHHVVGIISDRDVRDASPSILDNTYTSALLSEPVRMIMKTEVITAHPLDFVEEIASIFYEHQIGCIPVTKNKRLVGVVTERDLLHTFIQLTGTNKPGSQIEIKVENKAGVLAEVTSLFGSKRTNILSVLVYPDVDERYKILVLRIQAINPLISINTLKENGYEVLWPKLPEMT from the coding sequence ATGATTGTTGAAGAGATGATGAAAACCGATCTCGTTACCTTAACCCCCGACCATACGATTGCTGAAGCTATGAAACTTTTAGATACACATAAGATTAGACATATTCCTATCGTTAATGACCTTCATCACGTAGTTGGCATCATTTCTGATCGAGACGTAAGAGATGCAAGTCCATCTATTTTAGATAATACTTATACATCTGCTCTTCTATCCGAACCCGTGCGGATGATTATGAAAACAGAAGTCATTACAGCTCACCCTCTTGATTTTGTTGAAGAAATTGCAAGCATTTTTTATGAACACCAAATCGGTTGTATTCCCGTCACAAAAAACAAGCGGTTAGTAGGAGTTGTTACCGAAAGAGATCTACTACATACGTTTATTCAGCTTACCGGCACTAATAAGCCAGGTTCACAAATTGAAATAAAAGTAGAAAATAAGGCTGGCGTGCTCGCTGAAGTTACATCCCTCTTTGGTTCAAAGAGAACAAACATCTTAAGCGTACTTGTCTACCCTGATGTAGATGAACGATATAAAATCCTTGTGCTTCGCATTCAAGCTATTAATCCATTGATTAGTATAAATACATTAAAAGAAAACGGCTATGAGGTGCTATGGCCTAAATTACCGGAGATGACGTAA
- a CDS encoding acetoin utilization protein AcuC, which produces MTSNAVFIYSDDILSYKFSNNHPFNQLRVQLTYELLREFGALGNQDIVLPRMASDEELQLVHDTSYIQAVKLAGSGELSVEKAADFGLGTEDTPMFPNMHEASAFLVGGTLTAVDYVMTGKAKHALNLGGGLHHGFRGKASGFCIYNDSAVAIKYMQQKYNARVLYVDTDAHHGDGVQWTFYDDPSVCTLSIHETGRYLFPGTGNVNERGHSEGYGYSFNVPVDAYTEDESWLDVYKTSLKEVAAFFKPDVILTQNGADSHYYDPLTHLCGTTKIYREIPKIAHEIAHEYCQGRWIAVGGGGYDIWRVVPRAWSFIWLEMIERKAEGMLPLSWLEKWTKVSPHPICTQWDDEPNIYQPIPRKPEITEKNAQTLERALYPIRSHTSHS; this is translated from the coding sequence ATGACTAGTAATGCTGTATTTATTTATTCAGATGATATTCTTTCGTACAAATTCAGCAATAATCATCCGTTTAACCAGCTTCGTGTTCAACTAACATATGAACTGTTACGGGAATTTGGCGCTTTAGGCAATCAAGATATTGTATTACCGCGGATGGCATCTGATGAAGAACTTCAGCTTGTCCATGATACTAGCTATATTCAAGCGGTAAAATTAGCAGGAAGCGGCGAGCTTTCTGTTGAAAAAGCAGCAGATTTTGGTCTTGGAACAGAAGATACACCTATGTTTCCCAACATGCATGAAGCCAGTGCGTTTTTAGTTGGGGGTACACTTACGGCTGTAGATTATGTGATGACTGGAAAAGCTAAGCATGCTCTAAATTTAGGAGGAGGATTGCACCACGGCTTTCGAGGAAAAGCTTCCGGCTTCTGTATTTATAACGATAGCGCGGTAGCCATCAAATATATGCAGCAAAAGTACAACGCGCGCGTCCTCTATGTCGATACAGATGCTCACCATGGTGACGGCGTGCAATGGACATTTTATGACGATCCTTCCGTTTGTACTCTTTCCATTCATGAAACGGGACGCTACTTGTTTCCAGGCACGGGAAACGTTAACGAACGCGGGCACAGTGAAGGCTATGGTTATTCATTTAATGTGCCTGTTGATGCTTATACGGAAGATGAGTCTTGGCTCGACGTTTATAAGACCTCTTTAAAAGAAGTAGCTGCTTTTTTTAAACCAGATGTTATCTTGACACAAAATGGAGCCGATTCTCATTATTACGATCCGCTCACTCATTTATGCGGCACCACGAAAATATACCGTGAGATTCCTAAAATTGCTCATGAAATTGCCCATGAATACTGTCAGGGAAGATGGATTGCGGTTGGCGGAGGAGGTTATGATATTTGGCGGGTTGTTCCTCGGGCTTGGTCATTCATTTGGCTTGAAATGATTGAACGAAAGGCAGAAGGCATGCTTCCTCTATCATGGCTTGAAAAATGGACAAAAGTATCGCCTCACCCCATTTGCACGCAGTGGGATGATGAACCTAATATCTATCAGCCAATTCCAAGAAAACCAGAAATAACAGAAAAAAACGCTCAAACTCTTGAGCGCGCTCTTTATCCTATTCGTTCTCATACATCTCATTCTTAA
- the motS gene encoding flagellar motor protein MotS — protein sequence MKRRRKRYSAQSPKWMVTFADLVTLILVFFILLFSMSSVDNQKFQTVVNSLTSGGSLASVEKSQQSQKLDNILAKVQNYLKENKLQNVITAKRDERGVVLILQEQVLFETGQADILKKGTPFLDELGRLFSTIPNDIKVEGHTDNRPIHTYRYPSNWELSAARASGVIRYLTNHFSLSANRFEALGYGDTKPLVPNTSNDNLQKNRRVEIIISDPEAQ from the coding sequence GTGAAGCGTAGAAGAAAAAGGTATTCGGCACAGTCGCCAAAATGGATGGTAACATTTGCTGATTTGGTGACGTTAATATTAGTTTTTTTTATTTTACTATTTTCAATGTCTAGCGTTGATAATCAAAAGTTTCAGACCGTTGTCAATTCGCTTACAAGCGGTGGCTCATTAGCTTCTGTAGAAAAGAGCCAGCAGTCTCAAAAGCTGGATAACATTTTAGCGAAAGTGCAAAATTACCTGAAGGAAAATAAGCTTCAGAATGTTATTACTGCTAAGCGAGATGAACGCGGAGTTGTGCTTATTTTACAAGAACAGGTGCTGTTTGAAACAGGACAGGCAGACATTTTGAAGAAAGGTACCCCTTTCCTGGATGAATTAGGAAGGTTATTCAGTACTATTCCAAATGATATTAAAGTAGAAGGTCATACCGATAATCGACCTATTCACACCTATCGTTATCCATCTAATTGGGAACTATCGGCAGCGCGTGCCAGCGGCGTCATACGTTATTTAACGAACCACTTTTCTCTTTCTGCTAACCGCTTTGAAGCACTTGGATACGGAGATACAAAGCCGCTTGTTCCGAACACGTCTAATGACAATTTACAAAAAAATAGACGCGTCGAAATTATTATTTCAGATCCCGAAGCACAGTGA
- the motP gene encoding flagellar motor protein MotP — protein sequence MKKIDMLTPIGILIGISMVVFGVISSGGMSGFLAFIDVPSILIVLGGVFGTLCVSFPLKQLKNMGRVGKQAFQSKEINVEEIVGTFVHLSEKARREGLLSLEAELEQIDDSFVKKGILLAIDGVEPEMIRELLEAEIAAVEERHTRGRSMFEKAGDYAPAWGMIGTLVGLVLMLKSLNTPSSLGPNMAIALLTTFYGALLSNLFFQPIAAKLAGKTEHELFVKEVIIEGVIGLQAGQNSRFVQAKLKVFAPVEKRKLEEKREHVREA from the coding sequence ATGAAAAAAATTGATATGCTCACACCTATAGGGATACTAATTGGTATCTCTATGGTTGTGTTTGGGGTTATTTCAAGTGGAGGAATGAGCGGTTTTTTAGCTTTTATTGATGTGCCATCGATTTTAATTGTACTGGGAGGCGTTTTTGGTACGCTGTGCGTGAGCTTTCCGTTAAAACAATTAAAAAATATGGGAAGAGTAGGGAAACAAGCGTTTCAATCGAAAGAAATAAACGTAGAAGAAATTGTAGGAACATTTGTACATTTATCGGAAAAAGCGCGTCGAGAAGGGCTTCTATCGTTAGAAGCAGAGCTTGAACAAATCGATGATTCATTTGTGAAAAAAGGTATTTTGCTAGCCATTGATGGAGTAGAACCAGAAATGATTCGAGAGCTGCTTGAAGCTGAAATAGCTGCAGTAGAAGAAAGACATACGAGAGGTCGAAGTATGTTTGAAAAAGCAGGCGATTATGCCCCCGCTTGGGGAATGATTGGGACGCTCGTTGGGCTAGTGCTAATGCTTAAAAGCCTTAATACCCCTTCATCGCTTGGGCCTAACATGGCAATTGCTCTTTTAACGACTTTCTACGGGGCGCTGCTTTCAAACTTGTTTTTTCAGCCAATCGCAGCTAAATTAGCTGGTAAAACGGAGCATGAGCTTTTTGTTAAAGAAGTGATTATTGAAGGTGTCATCGGCTTGCAGGCGGGGCAAAATTCTCGCTTTGTGCAAGCAAAGCTAAAAGTATTTGCCCCTGTTGAAAAACGAAAGCTGGAAGAAAAGAGAGAACACGTTCGTGAAGCGTAG
- the ccpA gene encoding catabolite control protein A has product MNVTIYDVAREASVSMATVSRVVNGNPNVKPSTRKKVLETIERLGYRPNAVARGLASKKTTTVGVIIPDISNIFYAELARGIEDIATMYKYNIILSNSDQNQDKELHLLNNMLGKQVDGIIFMSGNVTEEHVEELKKSPVPVVLAASIESTNQIPSVTIDYEQAAFDAVQSLIDSGHKNIAFVSGTLEEPINHAKKVKGYKRALTESGLPVRDSYIVEGDYTYDSGIEAVEKLLEEDEKPTAIFVGTDEMALGVIHGAQDRRLNVPNDLEVIGFDNTRLSTMVRPQLTSVVQPMYDIGAVAMRLLTKYMNKETVDSSIVQLPHRIEFRQSTK; this is encoded by the coding sequence GTGAACGTAACAATTTATGATGTAGCAAGGGAAGCAAGCGTGTCGATGGCAACGGTTTCTCGTGTGGTAAACGGAAATCCAAATGTAAAACCATCAACTAGAAAAAAAGTATTAGAAACAATTGAAAGACTAGGCTATCGTCCGAACGCAGTAGCGCGTGGATTAGCCAGTAAAAAAACAACGACAGTAGGAGTTATCATTCCTGATATTTCAAATATTTTCTATGCAGAGTTAGCGCGTGGAATCGAAGATATTGCAACAATGTACAAGTATAATATCATCTTAAGTAACTCCGACCAAAATCAAGATAAAGAACTTCATCTTTTAAATAACATGCTTGGTAAACAAGTAGACGGAATCATCTTCATGAGTGGGAATGTAACGGAAGAACACGTAGAAGAGTTAAAAAAATCACCGGTTCCAGTTGTACTTGCAGCATCAATCGAATCAACTAACCAAATCCCATCTGTAACTATTGATTATGAACAAGCAGCTTTTGATGCAGTGCAATCACTAATTGACAGCGGTCATAAAAATATTGCATTCGTTTCAGGTACGCTAGAAGAACCGATCAATCATGCGAAAAAAGTAAAAGGGTACAAGCGTGCTCTTACTGAAAGCGGATTGCCTGTACGCGATTCTTATATTGTAGAAGGAGACTACACGTACGATTCAGGTATTGAAGCAGTTGAAAAACTATTAGAAGAAGATGAAAAGCCAACTGCTATTTTCGTTGGAACGGATGAAATGGCATTAGGCGTTATTCACGGGGCACAAGATCGCAGGTTGAATGTACCAAACGATCTAGAAGTTATCGGTTTTGATAACACAAGACTTTCAACAATGGTTCGTCCTCAGTTAACATCTGTTGTACAGCCAATGTATGATATTGGTGCAGTAGCGATGCGTCTCTTAACGAAATACATGAACAAAGAAACGGTAGACAGCAGCATTGTACAGCTTCCTCACCGCATCGAGTTCAGACAATCAACAAAATAA
- a CDS encoding bifunctional 3-deoxy-7-phosphoheptulonate synthase/chorismate mutase yields MTNSDLQHLRSQIDEVNMKLLKLINERGELVQEIGKLKGMQSTKRFDPVRERAMLDAILSKNEGPFQTSTLQHIFKEIFKAHLELQEDDHRKALLVSRKKKPENTIVTVKGETIGDGLQRFVAGPCSVESYEQVAAVAKAVKQQGVRMLRGGAYKPRTSPYDFQGLGLEGLQILKRVADEYDLAVISEIVDPADIETAVEYVDVIQIGARNMQNFELLKEAGAVKKPVLLKRGLAATIDEFINAAEYIVSKGNDQLILCERGIRTYERATRNTLDISAVPILKQETHLPVLVDVTHSTGRRDLLVPTAKAALAIGADGIMAEVHPDPAVALSDSAQQMDIPQFTEFMKQLKPICNLNL; encoded by the coding sequence ATGACGAATTCAGATCTTCAGCATTTGCGATCTCAAATTGACGAAGTAAATATGAAACTGTTAAAGCTTATTAATGAGCGAGGCGAGCTTGTTCAAGAAATAGGAAAATTAAAAGGAATGCAGTCAACCAAACGGTTTGACCCTGTTCGTGAACGAGCAATGCTTGATGCGATTTTAAGCAAGAATGAAGGACCGTTTCAAACATCTACGCTTCAACATATTTTCAAAGAGATTTTCAAAGCTCATTTAGAGCTTCAAGAAGATGATCATCGTAAAGCACTTCTTGTATCCCGTAAAAAGAAGCCGGAAAATACAATCGTTACGGTAAAAGGAGAAACAATTGGTGACGGACTTCAGCGTTTTGTAGCAGGACCTTGTTCCGTTGAAAGCTATGAGCAAGTAGCAGCCGTAGCAAAAGCCGTAAAGCAGCAGGGTGTGCGGATGCTTAGAGGCGGAGCCTACAAGCCAAGAACATCTCCTTATGATTTTCAAGGCCTCGGCTTAGAAGGACTACAAATTTTAAAAAGAGTAGCTGACGAATATGATTTAGCCGTTATTAGTGAAATTGTCGACCCCGCTGATATTGAAACAGCTGTAGAATACGTAGATGTGATTCAAATTGGTGCTCGTAATATGCAAAATTTTGAGCTGTTAAAAGAAGCGGGTGCGGTGAAGAAGCCTGTCTTATTAAAGCGGGGCTTAGCCGCTACGATTGATGAGTTTATTAATGCTGCTGAATACATTGTATCAAAAGGAAATGATCAGCTGATTTTGTGTGAACGAGGAATTCGTACGTATGAGCGAGCAACGCGAAATACGCTGGATATTTCAGCCGTTCCCATTTTAAAACAAGAAACTCATTTACCTGTTTTAGTCGACGTCACGCATTCAACAGGAAGACGAGATTTGCTTGTTCCAACGGCTAAAGCGGCTCTTGCCATTGGTGCGGATGGAATTATGGCAGAAGTTCATCCAGATCCGGCGGTAGCACTTTCTGACTCAGCTCAGCAAATGGATATTCCGCAATTTACAGAATTTATGAAGCAGCTAAAACCTATATGTAACTTAAATTTATAA
- the ytxJ gene encoding bacillithiol system redox-active protein YtxJ: MKKISTVEEFEQVIKENHRFLFLKHSTTCPISAAGHEAFSAFASSHEDIPSYYLHVQDSRDVSNYIAETYEVKHESPQALLFEDGKVKWHASHWNINEEELAKNVAH; encoded by the coding sequence ATGAAAAAGATTTCAACAGTTGAAGAGTTCGAACAAGTTATTAAGGAAAACCATCGCTTTTTATTTTTAAAGCACAGCACGACGTGTCCAATTAGTGCAGCTGGTCATGAGGCATTTTCAGCGTTTGCTTCTAGTCATGAAGACATTCCTTCTTATTATCTTCATGTGCAAGATTCACGAGACGTATCCAACTATATTGCTGAAACGTATGAAGTGAAGCATGAATCACCTCAAGCGCTTCTGTTTGAAGATGGAAAAGTGAAGTGGCACGCTTCTCACTGGAACATTAACGAAGAAGAATTAGCGAAAAATGTAGCTCATTAA
- a CDS encoding YtxH domain-containing protein — translation MSNKPNKPNNTSNKGFLVGTVIGGVVGAATALLLAPKSGKEFRSDLNEQAAYVRLKTEQAKNSAVEKGQGFAQTAKEKTAGLSQTLSEQSSQVVDKVKNFRKVDPEHEALPPTSLEVLADEVESQSNEDVQQKLTEAQKALDEVESTVPRP, via the coding sequence ATGTCAAACAAACCAAATAAACCAAACAACACTTCAAATAAAGGCTTTTTAGTAGGAACAGTGATTGGAGGAGTTGTAGGAGCTGCAACGGCATTATTACTTGCTCCAAAATCAGGTAAAGAGTTCCGTTCGGATTTAAATGAGCAGGCAGCTTACGTTCGTTTAAAAACAGAGCAAGCGAAAAACAGCGCTGTTGAAAAAGGACAAGGGTTTGCTCAAACGGCTAAAGAAAAAACGGCTGGTTTATCACAAACATTATCTGAGCAATCTTCACAAGTAGTGGACAAAGTGAAAAACTTCCGTAAAGTAGATCCTGAACACGAAGCATTACCTCCAACGAGCTTAGAAGTGCTTGCTGATGAAGTGGAGTCTCAAAGCAACGAAGACGTTCAACAGAAGCTAACAGAAGCTCAAAAAGCATTAGATGAAGTGGAAAGCACAGTGCCACGACCATAA